ACATATATGGAAATTTATTTGACAATTACAAAGTctgataataaaattttgataataaaatctttatataaaatttgctATATACTACGCagttttataatttctaaaaatatgattctTGGGAATATCCAATGATGGGTTTTTGACTCATTTCTAACAATGTGATATATATTCTTGTCATCTTGAATTCTTGATATTGCATTGGTGGTCATGTTTTCATTCATGGGTCCACGACTCTAGTAACTCTATATATTGaattagtgaattaaatttgtgatccatatttatttatagttttattattttttccaaaataaacagataaactTTCATTATTCGAGAATTCTCTTTAGAAATTCataatacttttttttgtgataGCTCACAATATATTTGACAAGCGTATCGCACTAGATTGATTTTTTGTGCCCACTTTTGTTTGTCGTAcctcaaatatatttatgtttcaatATATGTGATGTGACTACATACAATAAAGTTATTTGTTGATTCTTGTTAGTTATGACAACATTATAAAATGGCACTTTTCTCCGCATAAATGtagtcaaaataaatatataagcaTAATTATTACTTATAAAACGCGATATTGAAAAGGTTTGAAAATGAGGGAGAAAAGGGAAGCCAAAGAGAAAAGCAATAGTTGATTGATGTGATAAGCttaactaattattattattattattattattattattattattattattgaatagAAGACTTACCATGAAATTAATAAcgttaacattaaaaaaaaacacgtCACAATTTAGGccaatattttagaaaatcaaaCCGACCGTAGAGAGATTGGATTTTATCTTATCTCAGAACACGTAGAGACGAACTTATTGCAACGATACTTATCTTCTCAAGAATATAGCCAAAATTTATGGTCTAGAatattgaacaaaaaaaatctccatAAAGTAATTTCCCAATAATTCATGTGagggtattttattttataagagagattctgcattttttattaattttggtgattatatatttagttcTACGCAATAAAAGGTTCGAAATTAGTCCaaattgcaaataaataattaccgtagcattttttctcaaaataaattaagtataacgagtgaaaaaaattaatacaaactaggtattttatttttgtgtaaattttatgttttaatgaAACTTGTAGTTTTAATATTCATAGAccattgatataaaaaaaatttggaccATTTCTCGATTTATGCGTGTCATCCTTGCACAGGGGCCATGCTAATCTTCTCTGTATCGTTCCAATTTTATCGGATGTCCCCGAAGGGACAACAGCTACTTCAAGCATAGGCAATATAAAGATAACATATTATGTTTGTATCTCCGATGTGGgagaaaatggaaaaggaCAAGTTAAATGGGCCAGATGAATATCACTATGTAAATAGGcccaaaacaaatatatttaagattttattGTTTCGCCTAATGAATGCAGTATGTTAGCTGTATgaaaaatattccataatgTCCATATTGGGAACTGAAAACTATGAAGAcattttaaaacaataataactGTAGAGAAAAGGAACTTGAAAAGTAAATatgcttaattaatttagatttaatttaatactagaataaaaacacaaacaataatgatatttcaaatatattacaaataaatcGTTGCAATAGAAGGGCTTGTGAAAGTATTTGGATGATTGAGCTTAGGGgcttcttggtatgatggaatggaatgaggagggaatggaatggagatTTCGTTCCATTCATATGTTTGGTGAATGTAAGGTTTACAAATGGAATTAAATTGTTATTCCTTGATTGATTTCATTCCATGCTTGGTaactacaaaataatatatgaatgGAATGagatgaaatatgaataattaatatgttgattctaaaaaaaaaatattcattcaaaaatatttttgtcaatattttgGATCATATAAATTTGTACGAAACACGTAAATGAGTGTGTGCATATATGGTGTATGTATGTGTTGATGTGTGTGGGTATATGTGTTGATGTGTGTGGGTATATGTGGTGGTGTGTGTGCATGTGAGAGTAtttgttgttgtgtgtgtgtgttgttgtgtgtgctgtgtgtgttgctgcgtgtgtgtgtgtgtgttgttgtgtctgtgtgtgagtgtgtacGTGTTGTCGTGTTGTTGTGTGTTGTTGGGAGGAGGGGGGGAGGGTTGGTGAAATAGAATGGAATGGAACGGCCATTCCTTAGCTAAATGGAAGGAATGGCTATTTCCATGTAGAATGGAATGGTGATTCCAAGTGAAATGGTCattcctataaaaataaaataccaagTAAATGAATGAAATGGAGGTATGAATGTTTTTCCATTCCCctattccattccatcataccaagtaGCTccttaatactagtataagaTAAAGGAGGGCATTTATAAGTTacaatgagaaaaaagaaagttagAAAAAGAGATGTAATTGAGAGTGTAGATATTGAATTTAGTAAAGTAGATTGTTCAATTGTTGCCTTTTAAATTACAATGATGAGTTAGAGTTGAGAAGTTTATTTTCTAGAGAAATTATAAGTTGcagaaatttttttacaacCTTTTGCCAAAGCTCACTCACTTTCTCTTCGAAGATATATATACATGAGCTTGGAAATGAGTTTTAAGCTGCAAACCTcaataagagcatctccaatggtaggCTAGTCACCGGCTAGctgatcggctagccgaaccattggagtagGCTAGCCGAATTTCGGCGAAAAAACCGGCCAAGGCTAGCCGATTGCGTGtggctggccgatgcgctggccgccattgtggcggcccgatcggccaacgctattttttattttttttttaattctttttttaattttttttttaattctttttttttaaaattttgaaaaactatataaacgcgattttctctatctctaaatttctcgtacaagagcaacatctagcgatggacaacaacaactagcccaatacaaaattaagacctaaaacagaaacatgtcatacaaaattaagaattttcccgtatatgtctcgtaaatttaattcggtaatttaatcgtgattttaattccgtaaatgtagtatattttgaattatttttattgcagctggcctaaatctgatgtggcaggtgaaTTTTTAGTACTGCTGACGTGACAGGGAgggagaatggctggcctattgctggcctatttagcattggagatgctctaatctCTTCTTTTCACgcacatcatcatcaccatgTTAGCTATTATAGCATGTTGTTTGATGTGCGTGAGAAGAAGAGATTATTGAGGTTTATGCGTGTCATCCTTGCATGTCATCCTTGCACAGGGGCCATGCGCGTCATCGTTGTTGCAATTTAAGTTTGTATTTCCGATGTGGGAAAAAATGGCGCAGGATGTGTTAAACTGGGCCCAATTTTATGCGTAAGTCTCTCTTCTTAAATAGGcccaaaacaataaaatgattatCTTAATAAACCTTTTCTATTAGTCCAGTTGTATTAAAAGTATAGtacaatacaaaaataaatttagaccAACACAgcggaaaaataaattttcaattgaagGAATCCCCAACATTATACATCATTGTCCATTCTCCATTGTCCTCCgcaaaaatgatactcctagTTCTTACTATGCcatatatacaaatgaaaattatcaagtcattatataaaaatacagtaattgtttaaacaataaacaaaacttgaaaagtaaatatgattaattaatttagatcTAATTTAGTAGAATCCAAGCACAAACATCATTGTTATTTCAAATTGATTACGAATAAATCTGGCAATAGAAAGGACCTATCCCATCACTTTGGTTAAGCTTATTTTagagaatttaattataagctCTTGGACTAATTAGATGTTTCAATAACTTATAGTTATACTATGTAACGtcttaaatattataaactcaTCTAAACGAGAAAAAATTCAGTGATCTCAGTATACCACCATGGAATGCATATGTGATATGTCCAACCAATAGTACTTTGACAAATAGATATCCTTATGGATCTCATCTCCAACTAGAATCACACATAGACTTACACATATATGGAAATTTCTCATGTCCATACATAAATCATATAGCTCcatatacacacatatatacgCATTAATTACTAGCTCCATATACACGGAATAACTATGCTACTGCTATGCTCTTAAAAATCtctaacataattaaaaaaggcACACAATAAATTATCTATACGACTGATActtaatatagtagtatacctcttatttaatttttctgtagcacattaaatatgaatgataatatagtattaaaattcttattttatttttctatagcACTTTAACGTAATAAGCGTTGTATTCTATGTTAAAGATATAAAGATAagagtatttaataataataacatgatccaaaaatatttttaatatattaaaaattctcCAATAtaccataaaaaaattctagaAACAAAATAGAGTAAATGATTGTTGcaataaataacaattaaaataaaataaaaataaataaaactaattggAGATTTTAAGTGTGTAGAAAGATGGAGCCTTCACagcatatatatgaatatattatgtgtatatatagatagatagttatatgaattatatatgaggtgcaaaatttcatatcaaaatcaaatttctgCCGTTAGCTAAATGGGATGGTAATTAatgcatatatatgtgtgtatatgGAGCTATATGATTTATGTATGGACATGAGAAATTTCCATATATGTGTGTGCCTAAATGTGACTCTAGTTGGAGATGGGACCCAAAAGCATATCTATTTGTCAAAATACTATTGGTTGGGCATACACATATGCATTCCATGGTGATATACTGAGACCActgaattttttctccatctaAACACTCTCTAAATATACACATACattcaaagaaacaaaatccTTCACTGTGGACTGTGGAGTACATCTTAtctctacttttatttttgtatcatAAGCCATCTTTATTTTGGGGCTCTTCTATTAGTTCGGCAGCTTTGTCAGGGATAATGTATGTACTCCACATAACATAGCATgtgataaaaacaaataaatgtacAACACATGTCACacttatacaaaaaaattattcaagaatatataatattactcCTACGTATATACAACTcaaatcaacacaaattttaatacaatgTTTTATAATGTCTTAACTGAGatggaataatatagagaGTAATATTTCTTTCTTATAAATATGTAGTTTGATGGAtcgaaagaaaagaaaaatatgtcaCTGTAGTGAGACATGAAGAATAAGGAATTAACACATGATTAAAACTGTCCCATGCGATAGCCGATACTTACTATAGGGAGGGGCAATTCATTTTGTCGGGCCATCCtgtttagtaataaaaaagaagaatatatTCTCTTCATCCAAAAATGTAATCTTATTAGTAAATAGCGCAtgttttgatcaaaattgataaaaatagaagaaagacATACAGAATaagtgattaaaataatattgtgaaaatgaGACTAACTTCATAAAgaaaaatctatacaatatgattatttttcgGTTTCGGAGGAATGTGTAATTTTTAGCATCTTTGGAATTAGATAAGTCTGGTCCACTTAGTCATGTGACTCATGTCAATCATCGGCAACATGTGCTAAAATCATCGCATCTACAGCTGAATAAAGTGAAGAAGTACTATAATTTCTAACATAGAGAAAATTACTAGGACTTCTCTCTAAAAATTGACAAACAGTGAATAAATTCAGGTAACATAAAAAGTTAAAcaaaattcatacaaaattaaaactaagcGCAGGCTTCTGTTCTACCAACCGAAAACGAAATATGAAGTTACCATGCTTGCTAAAGGAACTGAAATATTATCATCCACAATTTCGTTGGTCGGGAGCGACTCCACGAACGTCGCCACCAGCGAAACCAATCCGACCCTTCCCACGGTCGTCATCCAATCCAGTTCCACGTACCCGAGGGCCGAAAAGTAATACAGCATACTGTATTCATAGCAAAACACGAGACATTGTCAGACTGTGTAACGGATCAACAATACCTATATCCGCTCCAAACCCGTGTCTAGATCCGGATATAGGTATCATATTGGAGTGATCTAGTTGTATACAATCGACAAGAACACGAAGGGGTTTCAAGATTTGTGCATACCAAATTGAAACCAGGAAACCAAACAGAAACATCGAGATGCTACCGGCCCAACTCTTGAGCGGATTGTAAGGAAGTTTTGTCGATCCGAATCTCCGTCCCATGATATCAGCAATGCCTGCATCTCACCGAGGTTTAAAATGGTCGAACAAGATATTCATAAAGGGGTGGGAAAGGCGGAGGAGCTCTTACCGTCGCCAGCACACATCATACACAGTGAAATCATTCCAACGGGGGAATCGCGCCAAAACACAACCGCGCATAAAATCAGCACGAGAACGTAATAAAGCGGACCTCCAAGCAATTCCCTGTACAAACATTCATCAGCTAGGCTGCTAGGAGCAACAAATTATATCACGGATCACTTACTCGGGCTTCCCTTCTCGACTAACAGATTTGATTAGCCCTTCATCCGTGCTCAAAGATAGTCCGTTGATCACAAGCCGAAAGCAATTCACACAAGGCACAATTGCAGCGAGATAACGAGCCCCCGTGGAGGTGCTAATCTAAGAGCAAAAGCCATCATTAGCTCaagttttttaaaactcgAAACAGAGGAAAAGGCAGAGTGCAGTGTGTTTCCAAACCTGAAAATCGGCCACGATGCTAAAAAGAGCAGCCCCGAGAGTATATGAACCAGTTTCCTGCTCAATTTCTGTGTTGcacaaaaaatgaagaattgcattatactcctatatagaATCTTATACAAATTTATCcagaatttaatcatttttttgcaatttacaTTCAATGATGCTAgatttacagtattcaatcagtACTAATGGTCTTTTAACCTTCTTAATCATCTTAATTAGTGTAATCAGCTATTAGAGATTTATAATTTCTCAAATGCCTTCAAAGTAAATCTGATCTATCATTTGCATAAACGAAATTCCCTAAGCTTATGATCATCAGCAGTAAACTGTATCAGATCAATCGACAAAAATGTGCAtataaccaaaataaaaataaaaataaatagagggGAAAAAGGCAGCCAGAAAAGTTAAGCAGCAAAAGGTGGACGAGGAGATGAGTGATAGACTGTGAGTCATATGTCCCTATCTGCTTCCCTACACTCGAAAAAACTTTTCATGTATTTGGTAAGACAAAATAGCAACGGAACTGTGTTACTGAAATTTCTTGCCAAAACtagaaaatggaaagttttctCTCGATTTCATCCGCCTGCAATCCGTTACCAACAAAGGCAGCAATCTcctttcaattttgatttttcaccGCACAATCAGTTGTTCTAACTTCTAATTGTGCAATTATGTCAGATCTAGCTTTGCGATCTAgctctcttctctctcaatctctctctctctctcacacacagtACACAGAAATTACTCAAATTAGTATACATCCACAGACATGCATGAACATGTGAAGCGAAacggaggagagagagaggagcgACCTGGTCGATGATGTTGCGGCGGGTGAGGTTATCGAAGGTGGAGACTAGGCCATAAGCGCCGCCGAAAACCAGAGCGGTGGCGCCGGCGTCGTGAAGCAGCTGACCGCCAGCTGCGGTGGCGACCGGGCGGCGGAGCTTGCCATGAATGCGTGCGGAGAGAGCGGCGGGAAGGAGGGGGGGAGTGGAGGAGGGAGGGGGGATGCTGCGGCAGAGATAGTGTGCGGAGGATAAGGTAGCAGCACACCGGCTCACGTTAGCACCGTAGGCCATGCGCGCTCTCTCAGTCACGCGGAGTCCGCCTCGGTGTGCTGCTGCGGTAGATCTGCCTGCGGTTCTCTCCCGTTCGAGATGagtttgattttattgataccaatgaatttatatttatacgTATTTTATATCACGGTGGGGACTTCTCACATATGCACTAATTAATTCTACTCTCTAAACCAGGTTAAtgtattaacattttttctaaaatactatttcttccGTTCTATAATAATGAAGGCAAAACTTTTCatcacgaagattaagaaaaattgtgttagatgaattaagtaaagagaaaataaagtggaaaattaaaaaggtagagatgaagagagaaaaaagtaagagagagtaaagtaggtgtgaaaatgcgttgacttttactaaaaaatgaaataactctattactatggaacggacggaaatggaaaaacgctcatattactatggaacggaggagtaTGAAATTTTGTGCAGTACTGTTTCATTGAAGAGAGGGATTATACAgtgtgatattttaattttaggaaagagtcaatttaaataggacatcctaaaaaaatagttggacatcctaaaaaaatagtcaCGTGGGAGGATTATGGAgtctagttttattttgtagcCAGCTTTTGTCCATgtagtagtaggagtattaatgcTTTTAGCATTAATATTTAGTACTTCTTCTATCCAAATAAATTATCTCATTTATAAATGATACAGTtctaatgaaaatttaaactaggaaaaatatggaaaagtaaataaaaaaataagagaaagtaagagaaaaatagaaaaagtggataattataaaatggagtttgtatttttgaaatgagactattttccGTTGACAttcctaaaataataaaatgagattatttttgttgacgGATACTAATCGAGACAAGTATAGTAAATACCAattgtatattcattttctttgttcgaaaatcaataaataatacacccgtccacaaaaatagcctaattttgctatttttggaatattagaaaaaagatttatttaaaaaatatagtaaactttatctcttatttattcactttttttttctttctttcttactttttctcatatcactcatattttatccattttcccttcacttctctcttcttttattAACTTATCATTAAATTCATTTGGTTTCCAGATACTCCTAGTTAATCAACTTTTTAATCAACGACGATATGATCgatgcaataaataaaagttactgGAGTCTGTCAGACCACAGGTTTGAAGATTCCTCACTACTTTTGGCCACAACCGAGATAGATATAAAAAGCTTGTTATGGTTGGTACACATTCTACTATTCTAGTCAACACATTTGATCTAGATAAAGGCTGTAATCCCTTATTGAAAACCATAAGTCCATGCaaccaaattttatacaatcaaaaattggtttatttgaataaaaaaataatttatttatgcatttaattaaaaaatatagacatATACACAGTATAGGGAATGTGCATAATATTATggtatttgtgtataattttttaaatttttttgaaccgTAAAAGGTAATTAATACAtactttaatataaatttgaaaaataatgaagaaataattcaaatataaaaataaaaaattgaaaatgaggtCAAAGactaataaattgattttaatttgttaactaactatatctattaatttaatatttaattaacacatcaaaattactaatataatattattttagttgtacaaaatttggttgtttatcattGCTCGATTGAAAATAAGCTCAATGAGCACATAAGCACACACCATTCGCTCTGATTGAATCACTTCGCAGCGTGACAGGCCGGTCACTAGGGCGTGCGTTttattgcggatgctctaagaagGTTGGGGAGAGGGTGACGGTCGTGAACTGTCATGCCACTCAATCTAACCCGTGATGTTTGGCCAATCACGTGGCGTGTGCGATGTTGGAATTGTGTTTTACAAAAAtcagttttttaattttttatttattttgttatcatttttagaccatacattttattttttgctattTGTGTTAGCAGTTGCGGATGacttttcttaattttcaattcttaaaataaatgattgttttatttattatagtacgATAAATATTAATCTAAAACGACTTTTTATCGTTTGAGctcttaatttcaaaaattaaagattaagCTCAACATTTTGGCATATAGCTTAACAtccaatatttattattcacaaTAAATTTCGTGGGGAGCAACAGTCTACGAGATGCCAGAGGACCATTACTTGATATATGAAATTTTCACAATCAACAAACATTAGAAATAATTGTAATCATTTATATGTCAAAATTGTCCtaacatttgatttttgaaggATCCGTATTTAAtgataagatttaaaaaaaaaaaattggtccATGAGTCTAATTTGAGGATGATCACGAAGTGACCAATCACAAATGGTTTAGATCAAGCATCGTTATCATTAACAATTTATCATCATTATTTTCGTCCACTAATAAAAGATATTCATATGCGGTTCACCAACTTGCCAATGGTCCTATTTTTGTGGTACAAGTACTATATTGATCGATGTAACAAttcaaatttgcaatttcaaCCTTTTAAAAAGTTTGCAATTGTAGTACTACTCcctatagaaaaaaaaagtattgtattgatttcaaataaaatagttagtACATAATATCAATTGAAAAAGTATATACATATGGTATACTCTTAGTTATATACTCATGTTAAATACTCACTACCTAACTcctacaataaaaattatattttatcatttcagtcccatcataaaaatcacattttacaTATTACCATATATAATAAGTAGGtcacacattccaccaactcactttactcatattctattataaaattaatataaaaaatgagcttcatattcattattttagaattttttcaatccactaTTTCTTACATTATCTAAAATTTGTACTCACACCAAATATAAGTAATAAATACGGTGACACAcgtaaatagaaaaataaaatttgtgggATTGTAGAGTAATAAATACGgtgaatagaaaaataaaattttatattcgcattttttattttcaattgagCTGGCTACACGTGTTGACTGGTGACATGTCATTTGATTTGATAGTGACAAACACTGATTTTGATATTGAGA
The genomic region above belongs to Salvia hispanica cultivar TCC Black 2014 chromosome 3, UniMelb_Shisp_WGS_1.0, whole genome shotgun sequence and contains:
- the LOC125216645 gene encoding probable phytol kinase 1, chloroplastic, producing MAYGANVSRCAATLSSAHYLCRSIPPPSSTPPLLPAALSARIHGKLRRPVATAAGGQLLHDAGATALVFGGAYGLVSTFDNLTRRNIIDQKLSRKLVHILSGLLFLASWPIFSTSTGARYLAAIVPCVNCFRLVINGLSLSTDEGLIKSVSREGKPEELLGGPLYYVLVLILCAVVFWRDSPVGMISLCMMCAGDGIADIMGRRFGSTKLPYNPLKSWAGSISMFLFGFLVSICMLYYFSALGYVELDWMTTVGRVGLVSLVATFVESLPTNEIVDDNISVPLASMVTSYFVFGW